Proteins from one Enterobacter bugandensis genomic window:
- a CDS encoding ABC transporter substrate-binding protein → MTMRNSLLTVLGSVMLLGAALPAHSESVLRIGLGADPDMLDPHLARTYYGRFVFASLCDRLVDVDEHLKVVPGLAKSWAWSADGKTLTMDLREGVTFHDGEKFDAAAAKYNLDRALTLKGSLRKSEISSVESVEVTGPMQIALHLKTPDAALLMQLTDRAGAMMAPEAAKKPDFAAHPVCSGPYKFDSRVSQDRIVLTRFDNYWNKGAYHFDKIIYLPIPDASVRLANLRAGDLDLTEGIAASDVKTVEADSKLALAKVTGLGYQGITFNINNGKVPANDPFKDARVREAFSQAIDRDALNQVVFEGLYTPANQAFSTVSPYHVNLPVPPRDVDKAKALLKAAGVTAPLTVNLLVPNNPTSQQVGQVLQAMVAEAGFTLNLQMTEFATLLDRQQSGDYQLSFSGWSGRPDPDGSIYGFIHSNGTLNDGRYSNAQVDEWLTQARQSTDQAARQPLYDKVVKQLQTDMPIAYLYFEPRIFGLNKRVQGFKPYPDGIVRLAGLTLAK, encoded by the coding sequence ATGACAATGCGTAATTCTCTTTTGACCGTACTGGGAAGTGTTATGTTGCTTGGCGCGGCGCTGCCCGCCCATTCTGAAAGCGTGCTGCGAATCGGCCTGGGAGCAGACCCGGACATGCTCGACCCGCACCTGGCGCGCACCTACTATGGCCGCTTCGTGTTTGCCTCCCTGTGCGACAGGCTGGTGGACGTCGACGAGCATCTGAAGGTCGTGCCAGGTCTCGCGAAATCGTGGGCCTGGAGCGCCGACGGCAAAACGCTGACCATGGATCTGCGCGAAGGCGTGACCTTCCATGACGGAGAGAAATTCGATGCCGCCGCCGCGAAATACAACCTCGACCGCGCCCTGACCCTCAAAGGCTCCCTGCGGAAAAGCGAGATCTCCTCCGTGGAATCGGTAGAGGTCACCGGCCCGATGCAGATAGCGCTGCACCTGAAAACGCCGGACGCCGCGCTGCTGATGCAGCTTACCGACCGCGCGGGCGCGATGATGGCGCCCGAGGCTGCGAAAAAGCCTGACTTTGCCGCCCATCCGGTCTGTTCCGGCCCGTACAAGTTCGACAGCCGCGTGTCGCAGGACCGCATCGTTCTGACCCGCTTCGACAACTACTGGAACAAAGGCGCCTACCACTTCGACAAAATTATCTATCTGCCGATCCCGGATGCCTCCGTGCGTCTGGCGAACCTGCGCGCGGGCGATCTGGATCTGACCGAAGGCATCGCCGCCAGCGACGTCAAAACCGTCGAAGCCGACAGCAAGCTGGCGCTGGCTAAGGTCACCGGCCTGGGCTATCAGGGGATCACCTTCAATATTAACAACGGCAAGGTCCCGGCGAACGATCCGTTCAAAGATGCCCGCGTGCGCGAGGCGTTTTCTCAGGCCATCGACCGCGATGCGTTAAACCAGGTGGTCTTTGAAGGGCTGTATACGCCAGCCAACCAGGCGTTTTCGACGGTCAGCCCGTATCACGTGAATCTGCCGGTTCCGCCGCGCGACGTTGATAAAGCCAAAGCGCTGCTCAAAGCGGCAGGCGTCACCGCGCCGCTGACCGTCAACCTGCTGGTGCCGAACAACCCAACCTCGCAGCAGGTGGGTCAGGTATTGCAGGCGATGGTCGCCGAGGCCGGCTTCACGCTGAACCTGCAGATGACCGAATTTGCCACGCTGCTGGATCGCCAGCAGAGCGGTGATTATCAGCTGAGCTTCTCCGGCTGGTCGGGTCGCCCGGATCCGGACGGCAGCATCTACGGCTTTATCCACAGCAATGGCACGCTTAACGATGGCCGTTACAGCAACGCGCAGGTCGATGAGTGGCTGACGCAGGCGCGCCAGAGCACCGACCAGGCCGCCCGCCAGCCGCTGTATGACAAGGTGGTGAAGCAGCTGCAAACCGATATGCCGATTGCCTACCTCTACTTCGAGCCGCGCATTTTTGGCCTGAACAAGCGCGTGCAGGGCTTTAAGCCTTACCCGGACGGCATCGTGCGTCTGGCGGGTTTGACGCTGGCGAAATAA
- a CDS encoding ABC transporter ATP-binding protein: MTTPILEARDLSKLFPGPKKLFSPARFVTAVDRVSLAVMPGETLAIVGESGSGKSTLGRLLLRLLAASEGRVFYQGEEITHATGARLNQLRRELQIIFQDPFASLNPRMTVEQIVGEPLWLHQNMKKADRQYRVAELLKTVGLPAAWAGRYPHEFSGGQRQRIGIARALASGPKLLLGDEPVSALDVSVQAQVVNLLESLKHQLGLTMVIVAHGLAVIRHMSDRVAVMYLGQIVELATVDEIFDAPLHPYTQALIASAPQMQPGVERDAPLLQGDLPNPANPPSGCRFHTRCPYVTDECRQVEPINQVFDGGRQVACHRWQEINRDRSVIQIAPPSAAFLRRRALFEHAATHSSLPSRNS; encoded by the coding sequence ATGACCACGCCCATTCTTGAAGCCCGGGACCTCAGCAAGCTTTTCCCCGGTCCGAAAAAACTCTTTTCCCCGGCCCGGTTTGTCACGGCGGTCGATCGCGTTTCGCTTGCCGTGATGCCGGGCGAAACGCTGGCGATTGTCGGCGAGTCCGGTTCCGGGAAATCCACCCTTGGCCGTCTGCTGCTGCGTCTGCTGGCCGCCAGCGAAGGACGCGTGTTTTATCAGGGGGAGGAGATTACTCACGCCACAGGCGCCCGTCTGAACCAGCTCCGGCGCGAACTGCAGATTATTTTTCAGGATCCTTTTGCCTCGCTGAACCCGCGCATGACGGTGGAGCAGATCGTCGGTGAGCCGCTGTGGCTGCACCAGAACATGAAGAAAGCGGATCGTCAGTACCGCGTCGCGGAGCTGCTCAAGACCGTTGGCCTGCCTGCCGCCTGGGCCGGGCGCTATCCGCACGAGTTTTCCGGCGGGCAGCGCCAGCGTATCGGCATTGCCCGCGCGCTGGCTTCGGGGCCAAAGCTGCTGCTGGGCGACGAGCCGGTTTCCGCGCTGGATGTGTCGGTGCAGGCGCAGGTGGTTAATTTGCTGGAGAGCCTGAAGCACCAGCTGGGGCTGACGATGGTGATCGTCGCCCACGGTCTGGCGGTGATCCGCCACATGAGCGACCGCGTGGCGGTGATGTACCTTGGGCAAATCGTTGAGCTTGCCACCGTCGACGAGATCTTTGACGCACCGCTGCACCCTTACACCCAGGCGCTGATCGCCTCGGCGCCGCAGATGCAGCCGGGTGTTGAGCGCGACGCGCCGCTGCTGCAGGGGGATCTGCCGAACCCGGCGAATCCGCCGTCGGGCTGTCGCTTCCACACCCGCTGCCCGTACGTCACTGACGAATGCCGCCAGGTCGAGCCGATTAATCAGGTGTTCGACGGCGGGCGTCAGGTTGCCTGCCACCGCTGGCAGGAAATTAACCGCGATCGCAGCGTTATCCAGATCGCACCGCCATCCGCAGCCTTTCTGCGCCGCCGCGCGCTGTTTGAACACGCGGCCACTCACTCCTCCCTTCCTTCAAGGAACTCATGA
- a CDS encoding ABC transporter ATP-binding protein, translated as MTTIPFKDSTPVLRLNNLNVKFSGSPVSVLDGISLTVKAGETLALVGESGCGKSITSLALMGLLPASAQIVSGEMQFRRHDLRKLSPREYADLRGSELAMIFQEPMTSLNPAFTLGDQLSEAVMRHQNVTRPEAMKVALQILEKVQIPAAEMRLKAYPHQLSGGMRQRVMIAMALINHPKLLIADEPTTALDVTIQAQILTLLNTLKEETGTAVLMITHDLGVVAEVAQQVAVMYAGQVVEQGSVEAIFADPQHPYTIGLMGSIPSLGARKGQLSTIPGSVPLPESMPKGCRFATRCPFAQSRCHDEKPQLTTLGAGHQVACFRVPLEHHIALGETA; from the coding sequence ATGACGACGATCCCGTTTAAGGACTCCACGCCTGTACTCCGGCTGAATAATCTCAACGTTAAGTTTTCCGGCTCGCCGGTCAGCGTCCTGGACGGCATTTCCCTGACGGTCAAAGCGGGCGAAACGCTGGCGCTGGTGGGGGAGTCCGGCTGCGGGAAAAGTATCACCTCACTGGCGCTGATGGGTTTACTGCCCGCCAGCGCGCAGATTGTCAGCGGCGAGATGCAGTTTCGCCGCCACGACCTGCGCAAGCTCTCGCCGCGGGAGTATGCCGATTTGCGCGGGAGCGAGCTGGCGATGATTTTCCAGGAGCCGATGACCTCGCTTAATCCGGCCTTCACGTTAGGCGATCAGCTCAGTGAAGCGGTCATGCGTCATCAGAACGTTACGCGCCCGGAGGCGATGAAGGTCGCGCTGCAGATCCTTGAAAAGGTGCAGATCCCGGCGGCGGAGATGCGCCTCAAGGCGTATCCGCACCAGCTTTCCGGCGGCATGCGCCAGCGCGTGATGATTGCCATGGCCCTGATCAACCACCCTAAACTGCTGATTGCCGATGAACCGACCACCGCGCTCGACGTCACCATCCAGGCACAAATCCTGACCCTGCTGAACACTCTAAAAGAGGAAACCGGCACGGCGGTGCTGATGATCACCCACGATTTGGGCGTGGTGGCCGAAGTCGCCCAGCAGGTGGCGGTGATGTACGCCGGGCAGGTGGTGGAGCAGGGGAGCGTTGAGGCAATATTCGCTGACCCGCAGCACCCGTACACCATCGGCCTGATGGGCTCGATCCCTTCGCTGGGCGCACGCAAAGGCCAGCTCTCCACCATTCCCGGATCGGTCCCGCTGCCGGAGTCCATGCCGAAAGGCTGCCGTTTCGCGACGCGCTGCCCGTTTGCGCAGTCGCGCTGTCATGATGAAAAACCGCAGCTCACCACGCTCGGCGCGGGCCATCAGGTCGCCTGCTTCCGCGTGCCGCTCGAACACCACATTGCCCTGGGAGAGACCGCATGA
- a CDS encoding gamma-glutamyltransferase family protein: MTKALDFTSGYASRRPPMMGHNAVATSQPLAAQAGMKMLQLGGNAVDAAIATAMALTVVEPTGNGIGSDAFAIVWDGEKLHGLNASGRSPASWHADLFAGKSAVPEIGWDAVTVPGAVSGWVALAERFGTLPLTTLAQPAIDYARNGFPVSPLIGHLWQRGYNKLKDQPGFSACFAPEGRAPRVGEIFRNPAQAHSLELIAKTNGEAFYRGELAQKIAAFAQEHGAHLSAEDLANHRVDWVELLSRDFAGGSVQELPPNGQGIATLIALGILEQCGIEKHHPDSVQSLHLSIEAMKLALADLDRYVADEEHMEFAAKELLSDHYLKSRAALIDHDNASDFVYGSPTQSGTVYISTADASGMMVSFIQSNFMGFGSGIVVPDTGISLQNRGCGFVLDPKHPNALAGSKRPFHTIIPGFAMDGNGKPLMSFGVMGGPMQAQGHMQMALRIMLHGQNPQAAIDAPRWRVVQGREVIVESTFDRNTIAALRERGHQIVVEDPLQDYNFGGAQVIYRMPEGHYVAATESRKDGQALVS, encoded by the coding sequence ATGACCAAAGCGCTTGATTTTACGTCCGGTTACGCTTCACGCCGCCCGCCGATGATGGGCCACAACGCCGTTGCCACTTCGCAGCCGCTGGCGGCGCAGGCGGGAATGAAAATGCTGCAGCTGGGTGGTAATGCCGTCGATGCGGCCATTGCCACCGCCATGGCGCTGACCGTTGTTGAGCCGACCGGCAACGGCATCGGCAGCGATGCCTTTGCCATCGTCTGGGACGGTGAAAAACTTCACGGCCTGAACGCGTCCGGGCGCTCGCCGGCCAGCTGGCATGCGGATCTGTTTGCCGGTAAAAGCGCAGTGCCGGAAATCGGCTGGGACGCGGTGACGGTGCCGGGTGCGGTGTCGGGCTGGGTGGCCCTGGCAGAACGCTTCGGCACGCTGCCGCTGACCACGCTGGCGCAGCCTGCGATTGACTACGCGCGCAACGGCTTCCCGGTCTCGCCGCTGATTGGTCATCTCTGGCAGCGCGGCTATAACAAGCTGAAAGATCAGCCGGGCTTTAGCGCCTGCTTTGCGCCGGAAGGCCGCGCCCCGCGCGTGGGGGAGATCTTCCGTAATCCGGCGCAGGCTCATTCGCTGGAGCTGATTGCCAAAACCAACGGTGAAGCCTTTTACCGCGGCGAGCTGGCGCAGAAAATTGCCGCCTTCGCCCAGGAGCACGGCGCGCACCTGTCAGCGGAAGATCTGGCAAACCATCGCGTGGACTGGGTTGAACTGCTGTCGCGCGACTTCGCGGGCGGCTCGGTACAGGAGCTGCCGCCAAACGGGCAGGGGATCGCCACGCTGATTGCGCTCGGTATTCTGGAGCAGTGCGGCATTGAGAAACATCATCCGGACTCCGTGCAGTCTCTGCACTTATCCATTGAAGCCATGAAGCTGGCGCTGGCGGATCTCGACCGCTACGTGGCGGATGAAGAACATATGGAGTTCGCAGCAAAAGAGCTGCTGAGCGACCACTATCTGAAGTCGCGTGCGGCGCTTATCGATCACGATAACGCCTCTGACTTTGTGTACGGTTCACCGACGCAGAGCGGTACGGTCTACATCAGCACCGCGGACGCCAGCGGGATGATGGTTTCGTTTATCCAGTCCAACTTTATGGGCTTCGGTTCAGGCATTGTGGTACCGGATACCGGAATCAGCCTGCAAAACCGCGGCTGCGGCTTTGTGCTCGATCCCAAACACCCGAACGCGCTGGCGGGCAGCAAGCGTCCTTTCCACACCATCATTCCGGGCTTTGCGATGGACGGCAACGGCAAGCCGCTGATGTCCTTCGGCGTGATGGGCGGCCCGATGCAGGCGCAGGGGCATATGCAGATGGCGCTGCGCATCATGCTGCACGGGCAAAACCCGCAGGCGGCCATCGACGCGCCGCGCTGGCGCGTGGTGCAGGGCAGGGAAGTGATCGTTGAATCGACGTTCGATCGCAACACCATTGCCGCGCTGCGCGAGCGCGGGCATCAGATCGTGGTGGAAGATCCGCTCCAGGATTACAACTTCGGCGGTGCGCAGGTAATCTATCGTATGCCGGAAGGGCACTACGTGGCCGCGACGGAGAGCCGCAAAGACGGGCAGGCGTTAGTGAGTTAA
- a CDS encoding ABC transporter permease: MLELICKRLLLAVPTLLLVSMMVFGLQKLLPGDPLIAMAGEERDPAVIAQLRAELNLDAPIPVQYFHWLTRALQGDLGVSLRTHEPVTELIASKLPVTLELSLLAMIIALVFGISMGILAAVNKNSWVDHGANFVAISGISIPHFWLGILLILVFSVNLQWLPASGYVPFSEDPLQNLRTLLLPASVLGTGLAATLMRHTRASMIAVLKADYIRTARAKGLLPKAVILKHAFRNALVPVITLTTLLFGELLGGAVLTEQVFTIPGFGKMIVDSVFNRDYAVVQGVVLIVAIGFLLLNLLADVLYVLINPKMRG; encoded by the coding sequence ATGCTGGAACTGATTTGCAAACGTCTGCTGCTGGCCGTCCCGACGCTATTGCTGGTGAGCATGATGGTGTTCGGGCTGCAAAAGCTGCTGCCCGGCGACCCACTGATTGCGATGGCCGGTGAGGAACGCGATCCGGCGGTGATCGCCCAGCTGCGCGCGGAGCTGAACCTGGATGCGCCGATCCCGGTTCAGTATTTCCACTGGCTGACGCGGGCGCTGCAGGGCGATCTGGGCGTCTCCTTGCGCACGCACGAGCCGGTGACCGAGCTTATCGCCAGCAAGCTGCCGGTTACGCTGGAGCTGTCGCTGCTGGCGATGATTATTGCGCTGGTGTTTGGCATCAGCATGGGGATCCTTGCGGCGGTGAACAAAAACAGCTGGGTCGATCACGGGGCGAACTTCGTGGCGATCTCGGGGATCTCTATTCCCCACTTCTGGCTGGGGATCTTGCTGATTCTGGTCTTCTCGGTGAACCTGCAGTGGCTGCCCGCGTCCGGCTACGTGCCGTTCAGTGAAGATCCGCTTCAGAACCTGCGCACGCTGCTGCTGCCCGCGTCCGTGCTCGGAACCGGGCTGGCGGCGACGCTGATGCGCCATACCCGCGCGTCGATGATTGCGGTGCTGAAAGCGGATTATATCCGTACCGCACGCGCCAAGGGGCTGCTGCCGAAGGCGGTCATTCTAAAGCACGCGTTTCGCAACGCGCTGGTACCGGTGATCACCCTCACCACGCTGCTGTTCGGCGAGCTGCTGGGCGGCGCGGTGCTGACCGAGCAGGTGTTCACCATTCCGGGCTTTGGCAAGATGATCGTCGACTCGGTGTTCAACCGTGACTACGCGGTGGTGCAGGGCGTGGTGCTGATCGTGGCGATCGGCTTCCTGCTGCTCAACCTGCTGGCTGACGTGCTCTACGTCCTTATCAACCCGAAAATGCGAGGTTAA
- a CDS encoding ABC transporter permease: MAELTTQTVAPALPRAQNRVLKKFLANKSAVIGALVVGFFVLVALLAPWIAPFDPVKANFLAVRKAPSAMYWFGTDELGRDILSRIIWGARTSLMAGCMSVVIAVVIGVPLGLVAGYFQKMWDGVISRFIEALLACPFLIMAIALGAFLGPSLTNAMIAIGLSAMPIFARLTRGQVIAIRNEEYIDGARAIGLPDRWIIIKYVLPNVMSPILVQATLAIASAIIAEASLSFLGLGQQPPNPSWGSMLNTAKGFLEQAPWMSVFPGVAIFLAVQGFNLLGDGLRDALDPRHD; encoded by the coding sequence ATGGCGGAACTGACGACGCAAACCGTAGCCCCCGCGCTGCCGCGCGCTCAGAACCGGGTGCTGAAGAAATTCCTCGCCAATAAAAGCGCGGTGATTGGCGCGCTTGTGGTGGGTTTCTTTGTGCTGGTGGCGCTGCTGGCGCCGTGGATCGCCCCGTTTGACCCGGTTAAAGCCAACTTCCTCGCGGTGCGCAAAGCGCCGTCAGCGATGTACTGGTTCGGCACCGACGAGCTGGGGCGCGACATTTTGTCCCGCATTATCTGGGGAGCGCGAACCTCGCTGATGGCGGGTTGTATGTCGGTGGTTATCGCGGTGGTCATCGGCGTGCCGCTGGGGCTGGTGGCGGGCTACTTCCAGAAGATGTGGGACGGCGTCATCTCGCGCTTTATCGAGGCGCTGCTGGCCTGTCCGTTCCTGATCATGGCGATCGCGCTGGGGGCATTTTTAGGCCCGAGCCTGACCAATGCGATGATCGCCATCGGTCTTTCGGCGATGCCGATCTTCGCCCGCCTGACGCGCGGGCAGGTGATCGCCATTCGCAACGAAGAGTACATCGACGGCGCGCGAGCGATAGGCCTGCCGGATCGCTGGATCATCATTAAATACGTTCTGCCAAACGTGATGTCGCCGATCCTGGTTCAGGCCACGCTGGCCATTGCCTCGGCGATTATTGCCGAAGCCAGCCTGTCGTTTTTAGGGCTGGGGCAGCAGCCGCCCAATCCGTCCTGGGGGTCCATGCTCAATACCGCGAAAGGTTTCCTTGAGCAGGCGCCGTGGATGTCCGTTTTCCCCGGCGTGGCGATTTTCCTTGCCGTGCAGGGCTTTAATTTACTTGGCGACGGGCTGCGCGATGCGCTCGATCCGCGCCACGACTAA
- the lpcA gene encoding D-sedoheptulose 7-phosphate isomerase → MYQDLIRNELNEAAETLANFLKDDANIHAIQRAAVLLADSFKAGGKVLSCGNGGSHCDAMHFAEELTGRYRENRPGYPAIAISDVSHISCVGNDFGYDHIFSRYVEAVGREGDVLLGISTSGNSANVIKAIAAAREKGMKVITLTGKDGGKMDGTADIEIRVPHFGYADRVQEIHIKVIHILIQLIEKEMVK, encoded by the coding sequence ATGTACCAGGATCTTATTCGTAACGAACTGAACGAAGCGGCGGAAACGCTGGCGAACTTTCTGAAAGATGATGCCAATATTCACGCTATTCAGCGCGCGGCGGTCCTGCTGGCCGACAGTTTTAAGGCCGGTGGCAAAGTGCTCTCCTGCGGTAACGGCGGTTCCCACTGTGACGCCATGCACTTCGCCGAAGAGCTGACCGGACGCTATCGCGAAAACCGTCCGGGCTACCCGGCGATTGCGATTTCCGACGTGAGCCACATCTCCTGCGTAGGCAACGACTTCGGTTACGACCACATCTTTTCCCGCTACGTTGAGGCAGTAGGCCGTGAAGGCGACGTGCTGCTGGGTATCTCTACCTCCGGTAACTCCGCGAACGTGATCAAAGCGATCGCCGCCGCGCGTGAAAAAGGGATGAAGGTCATCACCCTGACCGGGAAAGATGGCGGTAAGATGGACGGTACGGCGGATATCGAAATTCGCGTTCCGCACTTCGGCTATGCAGATCGCGTTCAGGAAATTCACATCAAAGTGATCCACATCCTGATCCAGCTGATCGAAAAAGAGATGGTTAAGTAA
- the fadE gene encoding acyl-CoA dehydrogenase FadE — MMILSILATVVLLGVLFYHRVSLFLSSLILLAWTAALGVAGLWNIWILVPLAIILLPFNLAPMRKSMISAPVFKGFRKVMPPMSRTEKEAIDAGTTWWEGDLFQGNPDWKKLHNYPQPRLTAEEQAFIDGPVEEACRMANDFAITHEMADLPPELWTYLKEHRFFAMIIKKEYGGLEFSAYAQARVLQKLAGVSGILAITVGVPNSLGPGELLQHYGTEEQKDHYLPRLARGQEIPCFALTSPEAGSDAGAIPDTGVVCMGEWQGQQVLGMRLTWNKRYITLAPIATVLGLAFKLSDPEKLLGGEEDLGITCALIPTSTPGVEIGRRHFPLNVPFQNGPTRGQDIFVPIDYIIGGPKMAGQGWRMLVECLSVGRGITLPSNSTGGLKSVAMGIGAYAHIRRQFKISIGKMEGIEEPLARIAGNAYVMDAAASLITYGIMLGEKPAVLSAIVKYHCTHRAQQSIIDAMDIAGGKGIMLGEGNFLARGYQGAPIAITVEGANILTRSMMIFGQGAIRCHPYVLEEMAAAQNNDVDAFDKLLFKHIGHVGSNKVRSFWLGLTRGLTSATPTGDATKRYYQHLNRLSANLALLSDVSMAVLGGSLKRRERISARLGDVLSQIFLASAVLKRYDDEGRQEADLPLVHWGVQDAMYQAEQAIDDLLANFPNRFVAGALRVVIFPTGRHHLAPSDKLDHKVAKILQVPSATRSRIGRGQYLAPTPHNPVGLLEEALLDVMAADPIHQKICKQLGKNLPFTRLDELAKQALAGGIINNDEAALLVKAEESRLRSINVDDFEPEELATQPVKLPEKHRKPEAA; from the coding sequence ATGATGATTTTGAGCATTCTCGCAACCGTTGTACTGCTCGGTGTGTTGTTCTATCACCGCGTCAGTTTATTCCTGAGCAGCCTGATTCTTCTGGCCTGGACGGCTGCGCTTGGCGTCGCAGGTCTCTGGAATATCTGGATTTTGGTCCCTCTTGCCATCATTCTGCTGCCGTTTAACCTGGCCCCGATGCGTAAGTCGATGATCTCCGCGCCAGTATTTAAAGGCTTCCGCAAAGTGATGCCGCCGATGTCGCGCACCGAGAAAGAAGCGATTGATGCGGGCACCACCTGGTGGGAAGGCGACCTGTTCCAGGGCAACCCGGACTGGAAAAAGCTGCACAACTATCCGCAGCCGCGCCTGACCGCCGAAGAACAGGCCTTTATTGACGGCCCGGTGGAAGAAGCGTGCCGCATGGCGAACGACTTTGCTATCACCCACGAAATGGCCGACCTGCCGCCGGAGCTGTGGACGTACCTGAAAGAGCATCGCTTCTTCGCGATGATCATTAAGAAAGAGTACGGCGGTCTTGAGTTCTCCGCTTACGCGCAGGCTCGCGTGCTGCAAAAGCTGGCGGGCGTTTCCGGGATCCTGGCGATTACCGTCGGCGTACCGAACTCCTTAGGCCCGGGCGAACTGCTGCAGCATTACGGTACGGAAGAGCAGAAAGATCACTATCTGCCGCGACTGGCGCGCGGTCAGGAAATCCCGTGCTTCGCGCTGACCAGCCCGGAAGCAGGCTCCGATGCAGGCGCAATCCCGGATACCGGCGTGGTCTGTATGGGCGAGTGGCAGGGCCAGCAGGTGCTGGGCATGCGCCTGACCTGGAACAAACGCTATATCACCCTGGCACCTATCGCCACCGTGCTGGGCCTGGCCTTTAAGCTCTCCGACCCGGAAAAACTGCTGGGCGGTGAAGAAGATCTGGGCATTACCTGTGCACTGATCCCAACCTCGACGCCGGGTGTGGAAATTGGCCGTCGTCACTTCCCGCTGAACGTGCCGTTCCAGAACGGCCCGACCCGCGGCCAGGATATCTTCGTGCCGATTGACTACATCATCGGCGGCCCGAAAATGGCCGGTCAGGGCTGGCGCATGCTGGTGGAATGTCTGTCGGTGGGTCGCGGTATTACCCTGCCGTCGAACTCAACCGGCGGCCTGAAGTCCGTCGCGATGGGAATTGGCGCTTATGCCCACATTCGCCGTCAGTTCAAAATCTCCATCGGCAAGATGGAAGGTATCGAAGAGCCGCTGGCGCGCATCGCGGGCAACGCCTACGTGATGGACGCCGCTGCATCCCTGATTACCTACGGCATCATGCTGGGCGAAAAACCGGCCGTGCTGTCCGCGATTGTGAAGTACCACTGTACCCACCGCGCGCAGCAGTCGATCATTGACGCGATGGATATCGCGGGCGGTAAAGGCATTATGCTCGGCGAAGGCAACTTCCTGGCGCGCGGCTATCAGGGCGCACCGATTGCCATCACCGTGGAAGGGGCTAACATCCTGACCCGCAGCATGATGATCTTCGGCCAGGGTGCGATTCGCTGCCATCCGTACGTGCTGGAAGAGATGGCCGCTGCGCAGAATAACGACGTGGACGCCTTCGACAAACTGCTGTTCAAACATATCGGTCACGTGGGCAGCAACAAGGTGCGGAGCTTCTGGCTGGGCCTGACGCGCGGCCTGACCAGCGCGACGCCAACCGGCGATGCGACCAAACGTTACTACCAGCATCTGAACCGTCTGAGCGCCAACCTGGCTCTGCTGTCCGACGTTTCCATGGCGGTGCTGGGCGGTAGCCTGAAGCGTCGCGAGCGTATCTCCGCCCGTCTGGGCGACGTGCTGAGCCAGATCTTCCTGGCCTCTGCGGTGCTGAAACGCTACGACGACGAAGGCCGTCAGGAAGCGGATCTGCCGCTGGTGCACTGGGGCGTGCAGGATGCGATGTATCAGGCGGAACAGGCGATTGACGACCTGCTGGCGAACTTCCCGAACCGCTTCGTGGCTGGCGCTCTGCGCGTGGTGATCTTCCCGACCGGTCGTCATCATCTGGCGCCGTCCGACAAGCTGGACCACAAGGTGGCGAAGATCCTGCAGGTTCCGAGCGCAACCCGCTCCCGCATTGGCCGCGGTCAGTATCTGGCACCAACGCCGCATAACCCGGTGGGCCTGCTGGAAGAGGCGCTGCTGGACGTGATGGCCGCCGACCCGATTCACCAGAAAATCTGCAAACAGCTGGGTAAAAACCTGCCGTTTACCCGTCTGGACGAACTGGCGAAACAGGCGCTGGCCGGTGGCATTATCAATAACGACGAAGCTGCGCTGCTGGTGAAAGCCGAAGAGAGCCGTCTGCGCAGTATTAACGTGGATGATTTCGAACCGGAAGAGCTGGCGACGCAGCCGGTAAAGCTGCCGGAGAAGCATCGCAAACCTGAAGCGGCATAA
- a CDS encoding amidohydrolase — translation MPGLKISILQQPLVWMDGPANLRHFDRQLEEITGRDVIVLPEMFTTGFAMEAAKQSMPQEEVVAWMHAKAQQTNALIAGSAALQTERGPVNRFLLVEPEGKVHFYDKRHLFRMADEHHHYEAGNERVVFEWRGWRILPLVCYDLRFPVWSRNRNDYDLALYVANWPAPRSLHWQALLVARAIENQAYVVGCNRVGTDGNGHHYRGDSRVVNPQGEIIATAEPHQATRIDAELSLTALKEYREKFPAWQDADPFSIG, via the coding sequence GTGCCTGGTTTGAAGATTTCGATTTTGCAGCAGCCTTTAGTGTGGATGGATGGCCCTGCCAACCTGCGCCACTTTGATCGTCAACTGGAAGAGATTACCGGGCGAGATGTGATTGTCCTGCCGGAGATGTTTACCACCGGCTTCGCGATGGAAGCGGCGAAACAGTCGATGCCCCAGGAAGAGGTGGTCGCCTGGATGCATGCCAAAGCGCAGCAAACCAACGCGCTGATCGCCGGGAGCGCCGCACTGCAGACGGAACGCGGCCCGGTGAACCGCTTCCTGCTGGTTGAGCCGGAAGGAAAGGTGCATTTTTACGATAAACGCCACCTGTTCCGCATGGCCGATGAACATCATCATTATGAAGCCGGTAACGAGCGCGTGGTGTTCGAGTGGCGCGGCTGGCGCATCCTGCCGCTGGTCTGCTACGACCTGCGCTTCCCGGTATGGTCGCGCAACCGCAACGATTACGACCTGGCGCTGTACGTCGCCAACTGGCCCGCGCCGCGCTCGCTGCACTGGCAGGCGCTGCTGGTGGCTCGCGCGATTGAGAACCAGGCGTACGTGGTGGGCTGTAACCGCGTGGGGACGGACGGCAACGGCCACCACTACCGCGGCGACAGCCGGGTGGTGAACCCGCAGGGCGAGATTATTGCCACCGCCGAGCCGCATCAGGCGACGCGCATTGATGCGGAGCTGTCGTTGACGGCGCTGAAGGAGTATCGGGAGAAGTTCCCGGCGTGGCAGGATGCGGATCCGTTTAGCATCGGGTGA